A genomic window from Accipiter gentilis chromosome 1, bAccGen1.1, whole genome shotgun sequence includes:
- the NXPH2 gene encoding neurexophilin-2, with amino-acid sequence MVHLQPLPLVVVQGVLQLVFCDANQVVQATDVLDWEDKDAAETLVDNVVHSRIINPLRLFVKPSPVLKHGQVSYSDSIENFWDWLSNITEVQESLARTKRRPIVKTGKFKKMFGWGDFHSNIKTVKLNLLITGKIVDHGNGTFSVYFRHNSTGLGNVSVSLVPPSKVVEFESSPQSTLETKESKSFNCRIEYEKTDRAKKTALCNFDPSKICYQEQTQSHVSWLCSKPFKVICIYIAFYSVDYKLVQKVCPDYNYHSETPYLSSG; translated from the coding sequence GTATTTTGTGATGCTAATCAAGTCGTACAAGCCACAGACGTGCTGGACTGGGAAGACAAGGATGCTGCAGAGACATTGGTTGACAACGTGGTCCACTCCAGGATCATCAATCCTTTACGCCTGTTTGTTAAGCCATCTCCAGTACTGAAACATGGCCAGGTGTCCTACTCAGACAGCATAGAAAACTTTTGGGATTGGTTGTCCAACATCACGGAGGTTCAGGAATCTCTCGCACGAACTAAACGCAGACCTATAGTAAAAACCGGGAAATTCAAGAAAATGTTTGGATGGGGCGACTTCCACTCTAACATCAAAACTGTTAAGCTCAACCTCCTGATCACAGGGAAAATCGTTGATCACGGCAATGGGACCTTCAGTGTTTATTTCCGACATAACTCCACGGGTCTGGGCAATGTTTCTGTAAGCCTGGTGCCACCTTCCAAGGTGGTTGAGTTTGAATCATCTCCACAGTCAACACTGGAGACCAAGGAATCCAAGTCCTTCAACTGCCGGATCGAGTATGAAAAAACAGACCGCGCTAAAAAAACTGCCTTGTGCAATTTCGACCCTTCAAAGATCTGCTATCAAGAGCAGACTCAAAGCCATGTCTCCTGGTTGTGTTCCAAACCATTTAAAGTTATCTGCATTTACATTGCTTTTTACAGCGTAGATTACAAACTGGTGCAAAAGGTCTGTCCTGATTATAATTACCATAGTGAGACTCCGTACTTGTCCTCTGGCTGA